Genomic DNA from Oncorhynchus masou masou isolate Uvic2021 unplaced genomic scaffold, UVic_Omas_1.1 unplaced_scaffold_3904, whole genome shotgun sequence:
gttaagttataatggttataagggtttaatggttataagtgttttatggttataagggttataagggttataagggtttaatggctataagggtttaatggctataagggttataagggtttaatggttataagggtttaatggctataagggtttaatggttataagggttataagggtttaatggctataagggttatacgggtttaatggctataagggtttaatggttataagtgtttaatggttataagggttataagggttaagttataatggttataagggtttaatggctataagggtttaatggctataagggtttaatggctataaggttattaatggctataagggtttaatggctataagggtttagctatggttataagggtttaatgattataagtgtttaatggctataagggtttaatggctataatggttataatggttaagttataatggttataagggtttaatggctataagggtttaatggctataagggtttaatggctataagggtttaatggctataagggttataagggttataagggtttaatggctataagggtttaatggctataagggtttaatggctataagggttattaagggtttaatggctatcagggttataagggtttaatggctataagggatTGGTTTACCTATAATCACCTGAAACATACTGTTGGACCAGTATATTAGGAGGGATTGGTTTACCTATAATCACCTGAAACATACTGTTGGACCAGTATATTAGGAGGGATTGGTTTACCTATAATCACCTGAAACATACTGTTGGACCAGTTTTATAGCAGAAATTGATCGCCTGCAAGTAAGAGTTGGTTAGTCTACATTTGAATGCTGCAGCAACAGGAAGTGAATAGCCTACAGTAGGAATTGAATAGACTACAGCAGGAATTGAATAGCCTACAGCAGGAAGTGAATAGCCTACAGTAGGAACTGAATAGCCTACAGTAGGAATTGAATAGCCTACAGCAGGAAGTGAATAGCCTACAGTAGGAATTGAATAGCCTACAGCAGGAAGTgaatagcctacagtaggatTTGAATAGCCTACAGCAGGAAGTGAATAGCCTACAGCAGGAAGTGAATAGCCTAGAGCAGGAAGTgaatagcctacagtaggatTTGAATAGCCTACAGCAGGAAGTGAATAGCCTACAGCAGGAAGTGAATAGCCTACAGCAGGAAGTGAATAGCCTACAGCAGGAAGTGAATAATCTACAGCAGGAAGTGAATAGCCTACAGCAGGAATTGAATAGCCTACAGCAGGAAGTGAATAGCCTACAGCAGGAAGTGAATAGCCTACAGCAGGAAGTGAATATCCTACAGCAGGAAGTGAATAGCCTACAGCAGGAAGTGAATAGCCTACAGCAGGAAGTGAATAGCCTACAGCAGTTATACTGAAACCTACCCCCAGGGGTTCGCTGTCAGGGGGAACACCAAGTATAAAT
This window encodes:
- the LOC135534743 gene encoding LOW QUALITY PROTEIN: uncharacterized membrane protein-like (The sequence of the model RefSeq protein was modified relative to this genomic sequence to represent the inferred CDS: substituted 2 bases at 2 genomic stop codons), whose amino-acid sequence is QEVNSLQXELNSLQXELNSLQQEEVNSLQQELNSLQQEVNSLQQEVNSLQQEVNILQQE